One part of the Mytilus trossulus isolate FHL-02 chromosome 11, PNRI_Mtr1.1.1.hap1, whole genome shotgun sequence genome encodes these proteins:
- the LOC134689723 gene encoding IgGFc-binding protein-like codes for MSIDVWLNIGHIGLYGHENKTEFLIGQNVALTGVVSSEGISKQCAMISSNDPVRIYAFLKDADSMEGFLVIPLEFLSTNYVIPSFFVQPEAYFYRNKDSVFAIGVLYSNTTINITLQIDDGSITYEGTNYTTNQTLSIVLDEKTIFQLSHDTDLTGTTISASNPIAIVSGNRCNTVATPKPDSSFYCQPFMEMILPVNQLDNEYVIPKLALRVNNTVRILSVNHTEVTIQKADSIISTSTIMSGAFIDFQYDNISSVRSMSDIMVMLYPEDQNIRIGSFMMTVTGIHQYLYEYDFIVPYVRYVNFISITVKSDELNGFILDGQLLNVQDVFNITHNSDLFSSFSLPISPGEHYIVHATKARFGLWVYGEKYGYQGGMAFKT; via the coding sequence ATGTCGATAGATGTGTGGTTAAACATAGGACATATAGGTCTTTATGGTCACgaaaacaaaacagaatttcTGATTGGACAGAATGTTGCTTTAACTGGTGTTGTATCATCGGAGGGCATAAGCAAACAATGTGCTATGATTAGTTCGAATGATCCTGTCCGAATATACGCCTTTCTTAAGGATGCAGATTCTATGGAAGGTTTTCTTGTCATTCCATTAGAGTTCCTATCAACGAATTACGTTATACCATCTTTTTTCGTTCAACCTGAAGcatatttttatagaaataaagataGTGTATTTGCTATAGGAGTTCTGTATTCAAATACAACTATAAATATTACACTGCAAATTGACGACGGATCAATCACTTACGAGGGAACAAATTACACGACAAATCAAACTTTATCTATCGTGTTAGACGAGAAGACAATTTTTCAACTGTCACATGACACTGACCTTACCGGAACTACAATATCAGCATCTAATCCTATTGCAATTGTCAGCGGTAATCGATGTAATACCGTAGCAACTCCTAAACCTGATTCAAGTTTCTACTGTCAACCTTTTATGGAAATGATACTCCCAGTGAATCAGTTGGACAATGAATACGTGATTCCAAAATTAGCCTTACGTGTAAACAATACTGTTCGAATATTGTCTGTCAATCATACAGAAGTCACAATACAAAAGGCCGACTCTATCATATCAACAAGTACAATTATGTCTGGAGCCTTCATTGACTTCCAATATGATAATATTTCTTCTGTTCGTTCAATGAGTGACATTATGGTTATGCTTTACCCTGAAGATCAAAATATCCGAATCGGTTCATTCATGATGACTGTTACAGGAATACACCAATATTTGTATGAATACGATTTCATCGTTCCATATGTACGGTATGTAAACTTTATAAGCATTACTGTGAAATCGGATGAATTAAATGGATTTATTCTCGATGGCCAACTACTGAATGTTCAAgatgtttttaatattactCACAATTCAGACCTCTTCAGCAGTTTCAGCCTTCCCATTTCTCCAGGTGAACATTATATTGTGCATGCGACTAAGGCCAGATTCGGTCTATGGGTATATGGTGAGAAATACGGTTACCAAGGCGGAATGgcatttaaaacataa